The Kribbella sp. HUAS MG21 genome includes the window TCGACGCCCCGTACGACGCCGAACACGCGTTCGAGTACGGCTTGGAACGGCTGCTCGACGGGGTATCCGCGCTGGTCGCGAACCGGTCTGCTCCACCGGGGTGAATCCAGTTGTGAGTGAGTACTCACTCAGTTACCTTTGACTGCGTGTCACCGAGAGCGACCCCGCTACCACCCGAAGAACGCCGCGCCGCCATCGTCGCGGCCGCGCTGCCGTTGCTGGAGGAGTTCGGCCCCGACGTCAGCACCAAGCAGATCGCCGAGGCGGCCGGGATCGCCGAGGGGACGATCTTCCGCGCCTTTGGCAGCAAGGACGCGCTGATCAACGCCGCGATGCTGACCGCGATGGACACCACCGACCTGGTCAAGTCCCTCGAGGAGGTCGACCGGTCGCTGCCGCTGCGGGAGCGGACGATCGCCGCCGTCGAGATCGGGCAGCGGCGGTTGCGCAGCGTGTTCCGGCTGATGCTGTCGATGCGGCTCCGGCAGCCGCCCGACTTCAAGCAGCATCCGCTGGACGCGGCGCGCCGCAAGCGCCAGGCGGACCTGTCCAACGTGGCGTTCGCGGACCTGCTGCGCCCGGACGCGGACCAGTTCCGGCTGCCGCCGGAGGACGTGGTGCGGATGATCGGCCTGATCACCTTCTCGGCGACCCACCCAATGATTTCCGGCGGCCACGTGCTGACCGCCGAGGAGATCGTCGACTTCGCCTTCGACGGTCTCCGCAGCCACCACACCGGTCAGCCACCGGCCTCCGAGGACGTCGCCGAACTCGCGCTCGGCGGCGCCCGTCGCCACGACTCTGGGGATGATTGATGTTACTTCGCGTCTTGCGTACGCACCTGCGTCCGTACGTGGGAAACCTGTTCCTGGTGGTCGTCCTGCAGCTGGTCGGGACGATCGCCTCCCTCTACCTGCCCAGCCTGAACGCCGACATCATCGACAACGGCGTGGCCAAGGGCGACACCGGCTACATCATGGAGACCGGCGGCTGGATGCTCGGCGTCAGCCTGGTCCAGATCGCCTGCACGGTGATCGCGGTGTACTTCGGTGCGAAGACGGCGGCCCTGTTCGGACGCGACGTCCGCGCGGCGGTGTTCCACCGGGTCGGCGAGTTCTCGGCCCGTGAGGTCAACCAGTTCGGCGCCCCGACGCTGATCTCCCGCAGTACCAACGACGTCCAGCAGATCCAGATGCTGGTCGTGATGACCACGACCATGCTGGTCGCGGCCCCGATCACGATGATCGGCGGCGTGATCATGGCGGTCCGCGAGGACGTCGGCCTGTCCTGGCTCGTCGCGGTCGCCGTCCCGCTGCTGGCCGGTTCCGTCGGCCTGATCGCCAGCCGGATGGTGCCGCAGTTCCAGAAGATGCAGAAGAACATCGACGGCGTGAACCGGGTGCTGCGCGAGCAGATCGCCGGCATCCGGGTGGTCCGGGCGTTCGTCCGCGAGCCGCACGAGATCGAGCGCTTCGGCGAGGCCAACCGGAACCTGACCGACACCGCGATCCGGGCCGGCCGGCTGATGGCGCTGATCTTCCCGACCGTGATGCTGATCCTGAACGTGTCGAGCGTCGCGGTGCTGTGGTTCGGCGCCTCCCGGGTCGAGAACGGGACGATGGAGGTCGGCGCGCTGACCGCCTTCCTGAGCTACCTGATCCAGATCCTGTTCTCGGTGATGATGGGCGTGATGGTGATGATCATGGTGCCGCGCGCCTCGGTCTGTGCGGACCGGATCTCCGAAGTGCTCGGCACCGAGTCCTCCGTCCGGCCGCCGGTCACGCCGATCAAGAGCTTCACGGGCCGCGGCCAACTGGTGTTCGAGCGGGCCTCGTTCCAGTACCCGGGCGCCGCCGAGCCGGTCCTGCGGGACATCAGCTTCGTCGCGTCGCCGGGGCAGACGACCGCGATCATCGGCAGCACCGGCGCCGGCAAGACCACGCTGTTGTCGCTGGTGCCGCGGTTGTTCGACGCCACCGAGGGGCGGGTGCTCGTCGACGGCATCGACGTACGGGAGATCGAGCCCGAGGCGTTGTGGGAGCGGATCGGTCTGGTGCCGCAGCGTCCGTACCTGTTCTCCGGGACGGTGGCGAGCAACCTGCGCTACGGCAACCCGGACGCGACCGACGAGGAGCTCTGGCAGGCGCTCGAGATCGCCCAGGGCAAGGACTTCGTCGAGGCGATGCCCGAGGGGCTGGAGGCGCCGATCGCGCAGGGCGGCACGAACGTGTCCGGCGGTCAGCGGCAGCGGCTCGCGATCGCGCGGGCGCTGGTCCGCAAGCCGGAGATCTACCTGTTCGACGACTCGTTCTCGGCGCTCGACCTGGCGACCGACGCCCGGCTCCGGGCGGCGCTGCGGCCGGTCACGAGGGAGGCGTGCGTCGTGGTCGTCGCGCAGCGGGTGTCGACGATCATCGACGCCGACCAGATCCTTGTCGTCGAGGACGGCGTGATCGTCGGCAAGGGGACCCATCAGGAGTTGCTCGACACGTGTCCGACGTACGTCGAGATCGTCGAGTCGCAGCGTTCCGCGGAGGAGGCGGCATGAGCGAGGAACAGAAGCCGTCGTCCGAGGCGCCGGCGACCGTGAAGGCGACCGAACGGCCGACGTCCGGTCGTGGGTTCGGGCCGCCCGGCGGGATCCCGGGGGACAAGTCCATCAACTTCCTGCCCTCGGCGAAGCGGCTGCTCAAGCGGCTGCGGCCGCACCGGGTCCAGGTCGCGGTGGTCGTCCTGCTGGCGATCGGCAGCGTCGCGCTGTCGGTGCTCGGTCCGAAGATCCTCGGTCGCGCGACCGACATCATCTTCGCGGGCGCGATCGGCAAGGGGCTGCCGAGCGGCCAGACCAAGGAGCAGGTGATCGAGCAGACCCGGGCGGCCGGCAACGGCCGGCTCGCGGACCTGCTGCAGGGGATCGACCTGATCCCCGGCGTCGGCATCGACTTCGATGCCCTGCGCAACGTCCTGCTCCTGGTGCTGGCGCTGTACGCCGGGGCGTTCCTGCTGTCCTGGGCGCAGGGGTACATCCTGAACGGCATCGTCCAGCAGACGATCCTCGACCTGCGCGCCGAGGTCGAGGAGAAGCTGAACAAGCTGCCGCTGAGCTACTTCGACGGCGCGCCGCGCGGTGAGCTGCTCAGCCGGGTGACCAACGACATCGACAACATCTCGAGCAGCCTGCAGCAGACCCTGAGCCAGTTGCTCACCTCGCTGCTGACCGTGATCGGGGTGATCACGATGATGTTCGTGATCTCGCCGCTGCTGGCGTTGATCGCGCTGATCACGATCCCGGTCTCGATGGTGCTGACGGCCGCGATCGCCAAGCGCTCGCAGACCCGGTTCGTCGCGCAGTGGCGGCACACCGGCGCGCTCAACGGCCAGATCGAGGAGGCGTTCACCGGGCACGAGCTGGTGAAGGTCTTCGGCCGGCAGAAGGAGATCGAGGCGAGCTTCGCGGAGAAGAACGAGGAGCTGTACAAGGCCGCGTTCGGCGCGCAGTTCATCTCCGGCCTGATCATGCCGCTGATGATGTTCATCGGGAACGTGAACTACGTCGTGATCGCGGTGGTCGGCGGCCTGCGGGTGGCGTCCGGCACGATGTCGCTGGGCGACGTCCAGGCGTTCATCCAGTACTCGCGGCAGTTCACCCAGCCGCTGACCCAGGTGGCCTCGATGGCGAACCTGCTGCAGTCCGGGGTGGCGTCGGCGGAGCGGGTCTTCGAGGTGCTGGACGCGAAGGAGCAGGTGCCGGACGACGAGACGCCGGAGAAGGTGACCGACTCGCGCGGCCGGGTCGAGTTCGAGCACGTGTCGTTCTCGTACGACCCGGACAAGCCGTTGATCGACGACCTCAGCCTGGTCGCGGAGCCCGGTCAGACGGTCGCGATCGTCGGTCCGACCGGCGCCGGCAAGACCACGCTGGTCAACCTGATCATGCGGTTCTACGAGCTGAACGCGGGCCGGATCACGATCGACGGTGTCGACATCACCGAGCTCACCCGGCACGACCTGCGCTCGCGGATCGGCATGGTGCTGCAGGACACCTGGCTGTTCGGCGGCACGATCCGCGACAACCTCCTGTACGGCAACCTGAACGCCACCGAGGAGGACATGCTCGCGGCGGCCAAGGCGACGTACGTCGACCGCTTCGTCCACAGCCTGCCCGACGGCTACGACACGGTGATCGACGAGGAAGGCAGCAACGTGAGCGCCGGTGAGAAGCAGCTGCTCACCATCGCCCGCGCGTTCCTGGCGGACCCGCAGCTGCTGATCCTGGACGAGGCGACCAGCTCGGTCGACACCCGCACCGAGGTCCTGGTGCAGCGCGCGATGGCGGCCCTGCGGTCCGACCGGACCAGCTTCGTCATCGCACACCGCCTGTCCACCATCCGCGACGCCGACCTGATCCTGGTCATGGAGAACGGCGCCATCGTGGAGCAGGGCAACCACCACGAGCTGCTCGCCCTGGACGGTGCCTACGCCCGCCTCTACAACGCCCAGTTCAGCGGCGCGGTCGTCGACATCGACGAGGAGGCGGCAGCCGTCGCCGCCCCGGCGGCGCGCTGACCACGTGCGGGGCACCACCCACGACAGGTGGTGCCCCGCAGTGTCAGTTCTGTACCGATCGCGGACGTACGGCGAGCAGCACGCCGAGCGTCGCGTACCCGATCAGCAGGTGGCCCCCGCCGACCCAGCGGCCGACGGCGTCGCCGAGCACGATCGACGCGGGGACGGTGACCACGGCCCAACTCTCGGCGACCAGCGGCCACCACCGCAGGGCGCCACGCCAGCGCCCGGCCAGCGCGATCTTGATCGCGATCACCATCATGCCGAGCATCGACAGCGGCCAGCAGATGTCCATGACGAGCATCCAGGTCGTGTCCTGCAGGTTCGACGGCAGTACGCCGTGCAGCAGCGACCAGAGGCTCGCGATGCCGAGGATCACGGCCTCCACCTTGAGCAGGACGGTCGACGCGCCGGTCGCGCGGGTCCGGAACTGCACGGTCAGCAGGCAGAACACCCCGAGCTGGAACGCGAGGCCGGTCAGGTCGCCGATCCGCTCGGGCGTCCCCTCGTTCACGGTGCTGAACGCGAAGATGCTCGCCGCCCAGGCCAGCGTGCCGGCGGTGAGGCCGAGTCCGAGCCGCCGGATCGTGCGCTCCGTCGGGCCGGTCGCTGCCTGCGGTGCCGGGGCGACGTCGGTGCGGGCCCTGGCAGGTGTGGTTGTCATTGCGGTTCCTCCCCCTGAGGTTCTTGTTGCGACGACTCTGCTGGGCAGGCCGACCCGCCGGGCAGGGCCTGGCGTCCCGACGTGAATCGGGACAGTTGACCCGCGACGACGGGACACACTCTGGGTCACAATGCAGCGGTGGGGGAGGAAACCCGGAGGGGATGGGGGCCGGCTGCACTCGGGGCAGCCGCGCTCCTGCTGACCGCTGTCACGGTCGTTCTGGACGTCCGCAACGGCCCGGGCGCACCCGCGGCCGCGGAACTGGACGAAGGCTGGACCTCGGCGGTGTCCGGCCTGGCGCAGGTGGTGCCGGGCGTGCTGCTCCTGCACCGCCTGCCGCGGCATCCGATTGCCTGGATCCTGACCGGGTCCGGGCTCTTGTGGGTCGTGGACGGGTTCGCGTCGAGTTGGGCGACGTACGCGATCTACACGTCTCCAGGACTGCCCGGCGCCTCGCCGGCGTACTGGTTCTACTCCCGGTTCGGCGCGTTCCTGCTGCTCGGTCTGCCGCTGCTCATCCTGCTGTTCCCCGACGGGAAGCTGGTCACCGCGAAGGTTTGGCGCCGGCTCTCGATCGTCAGCCTCGCCCTGACACTCCTGCTTCCGCTACTGCTGATCGTCGCACCGATGGACGTCATGCAGCGCTATCACGGCGCCGCACTGCCGCCGGAGATCACGAGACTTGCCCTCGACCCGTTCAGCCTGGAGCTGCCGTACGGCGTCTGGGCCGGACTGCTGCGCGTGGCCTACGCGGGTGT containing:
- a CDS encoding ABC transporter ATP-binding protein: MSEEQKPSSEAPATVKATERPTSGRGFGPPGGIPGDKSINFLPSAKRLLKRLRPHRVQVAVVVLLAIGSVALSVLGPKILGRATDIIFAGAIGKGLPSGQTKEQVIEQTRAAGNGRLADLLQGIDLIPGVGIDFDALRNVLLLVLALYAGAFLLSWAQGYILNGIVQQTILDLRAEVEEKLNKLPLSYFDGAPRGELLSRVTNDIDNISSSLQQTLSQLLTSLLTVIGVITMMFVISPLLALIALITIPVSMVLTAAIAKRSQTRFVAQWRHTGALNGQIEEAFTGHELVKVFGRQKEIEASFAEKNEELYKAAFGAQFISGLIMPLMMFIGNVNYVVIAVVGGLRVASGTMSLGDVQAFIQYSRQFTQPLTQVASMANLLQSGVASAERVFEVLDAKEQVPDDETPEKVTDSRGRVEFEHVSFSYDPDKPLIDDLSLVAEPGQTVAIVGPTGAGKTTLVNLIMRFYELNAGRITIDGVDITELTRHDLRSRIGMVLQDTWLFGGTIRDNLLYGNLNATEEDMLAAAKATYVDRFVHSLPDGYDTVIDEEGSNVSAGEKQLLTIARAFLADPQLLILDEATSSVDTRTEVLVQRAMAALRSDRTSFVIAHRLSTIRDADLILVMENGAIVEQGNHHELLALDGAYARLYNAQFSGAVVDIDEEAAAVAAPAAR
- a CDS encoding ABC transporter ATP-binding protein, which gives rise to MLLRVLRTHLRPYVGNLFLVVVLQLVGTIASLYLPSLNADIIDNGVAKGDTGYIMETGGWMLGVSLVQIACTVIAVYFGAKTAALFGRDVRAAVFHRVGEFSAREVNQFGAPTLISRSTNDVQQIQMLVVMTTTMLVAAPITMIGGVIMAVREDVGLSWLVAVAVPLLAGSVGLIASRMVPQFQKMQKNIDGVNRVLREQIAGIRVVRAFVREPHEIERFGEANRNLTDTAIRAGRLMALIFPTVMLILNVSSVAVLWFGASRVENGTMEVGALTAFLSYLIQILFSVMMGVMVMIMVPRASVCADRISEVLGTESSVRPPVTPIKSFTGRGQLVFERASFQYPGAAEPVLRDISFVASPGQTTAIIGSTGAGKTTLLSLVPRLFDATEGRVLVDGIDVREIEPEALWERIGLVPQRPYLFSGTVASNLRYGNPDATDEELWQALEIAQGKDFVEAMPEGLEAPIAQGGTNVSGGQRQRLAIARALVRKPEIYLFDDSFSALDLATDARLRAALRPVTREACVVVVAQRVSTIIDADQILVVEDGVIVGKGTHQELLDTCPTYVEIVESQRSAEEAA
- a CDS encoding TetR/AcrR family transcriptional regulator, which encodes MSPRATPLPPEERRAAIVAAALPLLEEFGPDVSTKQIAEAAGIAEGTIFRAFGSKDALINAAMLTAMDTTDLVKSLEEVDRSLPLRERTIAAVEIGQRRLRSVFRLMLSMRLRQPPDFKQHPLDAARRKRQADLSNVAFADLLRPDADQFRLPPEDVVRMIGLITFSATHPMISGGHVLTAEEIVDFAFDGLRSHHTGQPPASEDVAELALGGARRHDSGDD